In the genome of Impatiens glandulifera chromosome 6, dImpGla2.1, whole genome shotgun sequence, the window TTTatatcccctcttctagtctAGCGATAATAAAATATGGATACTAAGACTTTATACATGACCAAAAAATGGGTCATAATCATAGTCATGATCATGAAAAGAGCTCTATGACCATGGTCATTTTGCTTATCCATGACCAATACAATCTtgatcataaattataaaatattatttttatttttaaattaaaaaaataataataaataatttttaaatataataataatatttaatttctaatttttatacataataatattttttaatttttaaaaataataattaattttggataatTGTAAACAAAGGAggataattagtaaaaatggagaaaatagtgtttttttttGCTTCGAAATATAGTAAGAGGGGTCtttatttatagatctcgaaaaattatgaattttgatataattttttttttaaattataaataatattaaaatcgggttttaaagataaaacagataaaaaaaattttgggCAACTAATCAGATGCTGACAAATGGCAACATTTGATTGGATGACCTTGGTTGTGATTTTTGTCATAATTTGACAAAAACAAAGACCCAATGACATGGTTTGGTTTTAGTCATGGAATGACCAAACATTTGGTCAAGATCAACCATAACCAACCTCatgacccatttttttttatcatggaTAATGATGGTCTAATCCTAAGTTCTTTGGTTTGAGCCCGTTAAACGTCAAGTTCTacacttatttaattaagtttgttTGCAGGCTACATAGTTAATCCGTTGTCCGtctttttaattctatttttctcaaataaccatttaatatatttaagccttacattttaattatttttggaataaTGGATTCAACgttttctcaaataattttatttatttttaaaccaatattaattattttggaataataaatataatttttttctaaataattatttattttatttctttggtataaactttaattaatttaggataaatgtatacaatattttctctaaataataatttcttttatttcatatctatactttaattattttgggattaatagataaaaaaatctgaataaatatttgttttatttttggcctaaactttaattattttagaataacggttacaacattattttaaaataattttttttttttatttttatctcttctAATGATTAGTAAtttttagtgaattattttaataattcgagattatttgaaaattttataaacggtgAGATTTAAATGTTAGTGATTacactattatttaaaaaaaaatatatatttaaatatttaaaaaattatttgttttagaaataataaattttatattattaataataataatatatattttttttattatatttatttatgtttctttctCTGTATTAATGTCATAATTCTATTTAAATTAGAGTgtacttaataaaaataaactagagataaattatcttttatttttaaacaaatgactttaaaaataatgtataaactATTTAGTTAAAGTTGtctttttacttttcttttctaggattataaagtaaatatatatttttttcagcaaaattaaaattaaaaggtCCATTTAAAAATACTATCAATTGTTGGATTTGAGTGAACGTttacaactatatatatatatatatataaaataaacaaatttattaatatatctaattaatCTAGGTAGATACTCATAagtaaaccaaaaaaaatatataaacaaaattttaagacGTTAATCACTctgtaatataatttattttaaaaaataattttaaatactataaattaatataaatttgtattgtATTAAATAGAATTATGATAGACATATAACTTATTATACGAATTTATCACCTGATTTAtgatttgaaaaagaaaaatttataacaatttagATATTTATTCTCAACCAATTCATTTGGTTAGATCATTGTATTCATAATGAAAAGATCGCGAGTTAATCTTCAGACAAAGACATAACTAAGGGGCATTTTGTCCGAAATATGGTCAATCTCCTACCCTCTTTGTTGCTTATTGTAATCCCAAGCTCTATGAAGGTCTTTAGAGTTTGTAGAGAACTTTTTCACATGTTTGTAAGttcaaaaactttattttaaaacaacttttattttcacaaattatttttttttctctcgaGTATTAGCTTTCGTATTTGTGAATTGATCAGTCATTGTCCTTGTCAGTGCTCTTTGATAATACATTTATTGATTTACCATTCCTAATTGTCTATTTGAgcaaaattaagaaagttaaaaatttaattggAGCATAAGTCTATTAAAAAAGGTTGGATATGACATATATTGGTGACTAAATACTGCATTTTTCTAATAGAAATATTGTTTCGAACTATTACAAGAGAtgtcaaatgattttttttaatagaggATGAGATACCTCATCTAAGATAAGAGTACTTTCAATGCACGGACATCTAATTAACTGGGAGCAACAATTTTCAATTgtatctaacaatcttttcaATGAAATCTTACATCGTATTGAAAATTTGAGGAAAAAATAGATTCAATAAAGTGGAAGCATCACTAaaacacatataattaatttaaatttgcactcatatatactataaatattaatttttttttataaaattcacaaataatatttcactctttattaataaactaaaaatattttataactataaaaaacattttcacACGCATCTTATCTCTCAGGAAACCAACCACCGATCTGAATTGActtattatccctcgacaaactaaCCACAAATTCTAATGTTAACAACCTCATATTCATCAGTAAATCAATTATCAATCACAAATGATCTCTGATcactttaaccattagactaATCTCAAGTGTGGAAGGTGACcactttaaccattagactatttatgattaatgaattttatttaaaattgtatgtatgcatatatatattttgtaacctaataaatattattttttttttttataaaattcacaaataatatttcactcttttttaataaactaaaaatattttataactataaaaaacattttcacACGCATCTTATCTCTCAGGAAACCAACCACCGACCTGAATTGActtattatccctcgacaaactaaCCACAAATTCTAATGTTAACAACATCATATTCATCAGTAAATCAATTATCAATCACAAACGATCTCTGATCTcataacctcacactttcacacttACATTCCTCCGATCCCTCGGCAAATCAATCACTAATCCAAATCGAATTCTAATTTCGCGACTTTACGATTCTTTGTTACCGACATTTTATCCtttgacaaaccaaccaccaatcataATGTTATCGCCTCTTATTTCTCGACAAACCAACTACAAATCcaaatcacactttcacacgccttTTATTCCTCGACAACCCAACctccaatctcaatcacactttcacacaccttttatccctcgacaaaccaaccaccaatctcaattgacctctaatctcgttACCTCACAATCATTTATTACTGGTCTCTTATTCATTTGCAAGCCACATCTCAATCGCACCTTCACAAGTCTTTTATCCCTagacaaaccaaccatcaatctcaatcacacttttacacgcctcttatccgtcggtaaaccaaccaccaattaCAATCATATGTTCACACGTcttttatccctcgacaaactaaccacaaatctcaatcaaaTTTCCAAACGCCTCTTATTACTCGGAAAACCAACCAACAATCTCAATAATAGtttcacatgtctcttatccttcaacaaaccaaccaccaatctcaatcgtcCTCTAATCTCGTGAATTCACGATCCTTTGTTATCGACCTTTTATCTTTCAATAAAGCACATCACAATCACTTTAATACGTATTTTATCCCTAAGAAAATAAaccacaaatctcaatcgacatttaaTCTCGTTAcatcacactttggtcaatcaaatatttgattcatattttttaaccactctcAAATGTTACCggcctattatccctcgacaaaccacatcttaACCAAACTTggttaaatgttatatttgttttgttatgttccaagttcaaaacatacatataacatttttaactttatttttaaccgtttcaattTTTTGGTGGGTTAACCCacgatccgactcaagtattcatttactctctcacacacacacacacacatatatatatatatatattacaagttaaaaagttgaacttatattattaagaatgtcccacgttcatcaaatttagtgttaaatttaaaatataaagtcttattaacttagttggttaaagagttgtacttgttttgttatattgtaagttcaaaacatacctatatcatttttaattttatttttgaacgtttcaagtttatggatAGTTAATCAACGAtaccgacccaagtatccaattactctcacatatatatatccaaattaacctgacaaaccaaacaaattcaaatgaagcattattatatatatagattatattgagatttaaaaaagtatatatatatatatatatatatatatatatatatatatatatatatatatatatatatatatcaagtttAGAGTAATTATAGAGAGTTGGAATTTGATAACATGAATAGTGTCGAGAATGATATGCCAACacataattgaatttaaatctaatatgagagagaaatttcattttttaagtcCAATCACGTGTTGCCACATCATTCCCGACAATATTCATAACACAAAATTCCCATTCCCTATCATTACTTTGCATGCATTCAAACTCAGATTCTGATTACATATTTTAGATTATGCATTTGACTAATAAGATATCTATTAAcatatctttatattaagtttgtttaaagtagaaaaaaaagttgaagagttaattttttttagcttCTCATAATGTGTCCCATTTATATTTCAATGACTCGTATTTAAGTTATATTGCACTTTATTCGGTTCGACatcttattatttgaatataagtTTTCATCTCGAATTTTTGTAATctgaataatattttcaatcgTTGATAGGTCGTTTGCTACTCATATCCTCTTATTGTGTTGGTGATTTTTTCAAATCCATTCCGAACGAAATTATCTTTGATGTTAAGAATTTCTTACATGTATCATCCCATTATTTGTACGAGTTTTTCACTATTTCAGTTATATAAGTAAATTGTTCATTATcatttaacaatatattttcaaacGTTGATTATCAACTTCGactaagaataattttaattatcgcTTATAATATTTGATACATTCTCTTCAACTTAAAAAGTTCTAAACGATAATCAATTAAGTatctttttttatctcttaaagACCATTCTTCTATTTTAAGCTACTTGAACGAGTTGTGCAATAAATAGATAATATCACGTTAAATGTGATATTTAAATCCaggataaattaattatttatcaaataaataaataaaatattaataatagacCTCACTAGTGGTCTATATAAACATTTCACTATTCTACTTACAAATAAACCATTAATAGACTAAAACAATGGCCTCATCATCTTCTCACCTTGTTATTTGGTTCCTTTTCACTATCACGTTGATACAATTAAGTGAGGCTCGTTTAGCCCGAACGGTAGATCCAGATCTACCAACGCCCGACTCACCGTCAATACCAGTCCCAATTAGCCCGGGACTACCAAATCCCAAGTCACCCTCTCTACCAGACCCAACTTTACCAGGAATGGGAAACCCTAATCTTCCATCGTCACCAGACCCAATTGACCCAAAACAACCAAATCCTAAGTCAACTTCAATACAAGTCCCAACCTTCCCAGGAACGAAAAAACCCAATCTTCCCTCGTCGCCAGTCCCAAATGACCCGAAACTACCAAATCCCGAGTCACCCTCAATACAAGACCCAACTTTTCCAGGAACGGAAAACCCCGATCTTCCCTCGTCGCCAGTCCCAAATGACCCGAAACTACCAAATCCCGAGTCACCCTCAATACAAGACCCAACCTTCCCAGGAGCGGAAAACCCTGATCTTCCCTCGTCGCCATTCCCAAATGACCCGAAACTACCAAATCCTGAGTCACCTTCAATACAAGACCCAACCTTCCCAGGAACGAAAAATCCCAATCTTCCCTTATCACCAGTCCCAAATGACCCGAAACTACCAAATCCCGAGTCACCCTCAATACAAGACCCAACCTTCCCAGGAACGGAAAACCCTGATCTTCCCTCGTCGCCAGTCCCAAATGACCCGAAACTACCAAATCCCGAGTCACCCTCAATACAAGACCCAACCTTCCCAGGAACGGAAAACTCCGATCTTCCCTCGTCACCAGTCCCAAATGACCCGAAACTACCAAATCCTAGGTCACCCTCAATACAAGACCCAACCTTTCCAGAAACGGAAAACCCCGATCTTCCCTCGTCGCCAGTCCCAAATGATCCGAAACTACCAAATCCCGAGTCACCCTCAATACAAGACCCAACCTTCCCAGGAGCGGAAAACTCTGATCTTCCCTTGTCGCCATTCCCAAATGACCCGAAACTACCAAATCCTGAATCACCCTCAATACAAGACCCAACCTTCCCAGGAACGGAAAACCCCGATCTTCCCTTGTCGCCAGTCCCAAATGACCCGAAACTACCAAATCCCGAGTCACCCTCAATACAAGACCCAACTTTCCCAGGAACGGAAAACCCCGATCTTCCCTCGTCGCCAGTCCCAAATGACCCAAAACTACCAAATCCCGAGTCACCCTCAATACAAGACCCAACCTTCCCAGGAACGGAAAACCCCGATCTTCCCTCGTCGCCAGTCCCAAATGACCCGAAACTACCAAATCCCGAGTCACCCTCAATACAAGACCCAACCTTCCCAGGAACGGAAAACCCCGATCTTCCCTCGTCGCCAATCCCAAATGACCCGAAACTACCAAATCCCGAGTCACCCTCAATACAAGACCCAACCTTCCCAGGAACAGAAAATCCCGATCTTCCCTCGTCGCCAGTCCCAAATGACCCGAAACTACCAAATCCCGAGTCACCCTCAATACAAGACCCAACCTTCCCAGGAACGGAAAACCCTGATCTTCCCTTGTCGCCAATCCCAAATGACCCAAAACTACCAAATCCCGAGTCACCCTCACTACCAACCCCAAAGAATCCGGGATTTCCAAATTCTGGACCACCTTCAATGCCAGTCTCAAGAAAACCTAGATCACCCTCACTGCCAGTCCCAAAGAATCCTGGATTTCCAAATCCCGGATCACCCCTCCTGTCTCCCTTGTTGCTAGACTCAATCGGCCATGAGACTACATCCTGATGCAGTTGACCAACTTCTTGATCTGAAATCACTCCTCACAAGTCACACCTCGCGGATAATCATATTAATtacatgaataataataataataataatatattatccttctacttttttttata includes:
- the LOC124943719 gene encoding spidroin-1-like; this encodes MHRISSFLTIFPVLPRVHVMERAIPEGYNCISIKSNIMNGLSDQEVGQLHQDVVSWPIESSNKGDRRGDPGFGNPGFFGTGSEGDLGFLETGIEGGPEFGNPGFFGVGSEGDSGFGSFGSFGIGDKGRSGFSVPGKVGSCIEGDSGFGSFGSFGTGDEGRSGFSVPGKVGSCIEGDSGFGSFGSFGIGDEGRSGFSVPGKVGSCIEGDSGFGSFGSFGTGDEGRSGFSVPGKVGSCIEGDSGFGSFGSFGTGDEGRSGFSVPGKVGSCIEGDSGFGSFGSFGTGDKGRSGFSVPGKVGSCIEGDSGFGSFGSFGNGDKGRSEFSAPGKVGSCIEGDSGFGSFGSFGTGDEGRSGFSVSGKVGSCIEGDLGFGSFGSFGTGDEGRSEFSVPGKVGSCIEGDSGFGSFGSFGTGDEGRSGFSVPGKVGSCIEGDSGFGSFGSFGTGDKGRLGFFVPGKVGSCIEGDSGFGSFGSFGNGDEGRSGFSAPGKVGSCIEGDSGFGSFGSFGTGDEGRSGFSVPGKVGSCIEGDSGFGSFGSFGTGDEGRLGFFVPGKVGTCIEVDLGFGCFGSIGSGDDGRLGFPIPGKVGSGREGDLGFGSPGLIGTGIDGESGVGRSGSTVRAKRASLNCINVIVKRNQITRDKRLVKVRLRCGLQMNKRPVINDCEPTYHNHIHPVNHNPPHGPRSEKEVSFYEDSDDDYDKTIEVEYGTHEGEINPMEIQGGPIPVVNQPPSTEYEQQMT